One window of the Macaca thibetana thibetana isolate TM-01 chromosome 1, ASM2454274v1, whole genome shotgun sequence genome contains the following:
- the LRRC8B gene encoding volume-regulated anion channel subunit LRRC8B, with protein MITLTELKCLADAQSSYHILKPWWDVFWYYITLIMLLVAVLAGALQLTQSRVLCCLPCKVEFDNHCAVPWDILKASMNTSSNPGTPLPLPLRIQNDLHRQQYSYIDAVCYEKQLHWFAKFFPYLVLLHTLIFAACSNFWLHYPSTSSRLEHFVAILHKCFDSPWTTRALSETVAEQSVRPLKLSKSKILLSSSGCSADIDSSKQSLPYPQPGLESAGIESPTSSVLDKKEGEQAKAIFEKVRRFRMHVEQKDIIYRVYLKQIIVKVILFVLIITYVPYFLTYITLEIDCSVDVQAFTGYKRYQCVYSLAEIFKVLASFYVILVILYGLTSSYSLWWMLRSSLKQYSFEALREKSNYSDIPDVKNDFAFILHLADQYDPLYSKRFSIFLSEVSENKLKQINLNNEWTVEKLKSKLVKNAQDKIELHLFMLNGLPDNVFELTEMEVLSLELIPEVKLPSAVSQLVNLKELRVYHSSLVVDHPALAFLEENLKILRLKFTEMGKIPRWVFHLKNLKELYLSGCVLPEQLSTMQLEGFQDLKNLRTLYLKSSLSRIPQVVTDLLPSLQKLSLDNEGSKLVVLNNLKKMVNLKSLELISCDLERIPHSIFSLNNLHELDLRENNLKTVEEIISFQHLQNLSCLKLWHNNIAYIPAQIGALSNLEQLSLDHNNIENLPLQLFLCTKLHYLDLSYNHLTFIPEEIQYLSNLQYFAVTNNNIEMLPDGLFQCKKLQCLLLGKNSLMNLSPHVGELSNLTHLELIGNYLETLPPELEGCQSLKRSCLIVEENLLNTLPLPVTERLQTCLDKC; from the exons ATGATTACACTAACTGAGCTAAAATGCTTAGCAGATGCCCAGTCATCTTATCACATCTTAAAACCATGGTGGGACGTCTTCTGGTATTACATCACACTGATCATGCTGCTGGTGGCCGTGCTGGCCGGAGCTCTCCAGCTGACGCAGAGCAGGGTTCTGTGCTGTCTTCCATGCAAAGTGGAATTTGACAATCACTGTGCCGTGCCTTGGGACATCCTGAAAGCCAGCATGAACACATCCTCTAATCCTGGGACACCGCTTCCACTCCCCCTCCGAATCCAGAATGACCTCCACCGACAGCAGTACTCCTATATCGATGCCGTCTGTTACGAGAAACAGCTCCATTGGTTTGCAAAGTTTTTCCCCTACCTGGTGCTCTTGCACACGCTCATCTTTGCAGCCTGTAGCAACTTTTGGCTTCACTACCCCAGTACCAGTTCCAGGCTCGAGCATTTTGTGGCCATCCTTCACAAATGCTTCGATTCTCCATGGACCACCCGCGCCCTGTCAGAAACAGTGGCCGAGCAGTCAGTGAGGCCTCTGAAACTCTCCAAGTCCAAGATTCTGCTTTCGTCCTCAGGGTGTTCAGCTGACATAGATTCTAGCAAACAGTCATTGCCCTACCCGCAGCCAGGTTTGGAGTCAGCTGGCATAGAAAGCCCAACTTCCAGTGTCCTGGACAAGAAGGAGGGTGAACAGGCCAAAGCCATCTTTGAAAAAGTGAGAAGATTCCGCATGCACGTGGAGCAGAAGGACATCATTTATAGAGTATATCTGAAACAGATAATAGTCAAAGTCATTTTGTTTGTGCTTATCATAACTTATGTTCCATATTTTTTAACCTACATCACTCTTGAAATCGACTGTTCAGTTGATGTGCAGGCTTTTACAGGATACAAGCGCTACCAGTGTGTCTATTCCTTGGCAGAAATCTTTAAGGTCCTGGCTTCATTTTATGTCATTTTGGTTATACTTTACGGTCTGACCTCTTCCTACAGCCTGTGGTGGATGCTGAGGAGTTCCCTGAAGCAATATTCCTTTGAGGcattaagagaaaaaagcaacTACAGTGACATCCCTGATGTCAAGAATGACTTTGCCTTCATCCTTCATCTGGCTGATCAGTATGATCCTCTTTATTCCAAACGCTTCTCCATATTCCTGTCAGAGGTCAGTGAGAACAAACTGAAACAGATCAACCTCAATAATGAATGGACAGTTGAGAAACTGAAAAGTAAGCTTGTGAAAAATGCCCAGGACAAGATAGAGCTGCATCTTTTTATGCTCAATGGTCTTCCAGACAATGTCTTTGAGTTAACTGAAATGGAAGTGCTAAGCCTGGAGCTTATCCCAGAGGTGAAGCTGCCCTCTGCAGTCTCACAGCTGGTCAACCTCAAGGAGCTTCGTGTGTACCATTCATCTCTGGTCGTAGACCATCCTGCACTGGCCTTTCTAGAGGAGAATTTAAAAATCCTCCGCCTGAAATTTACTGAAATGGGAAAAATCCCACGCTGGGTATTTCACCTCAAGAATCTCAAGGAACTTTATCTTTCAGGCTGTGTTCTCCCTGAACAGTTGAGTACTATGCAGTTGGAGGGCTTTCAGGACTTAAAAAATCTGAGGACCCTCTACTTGAAGAGCAGCCTCTCCCGGATCCCACAGGTTGTTACAGACCTCCTGCCTTCACTGCAGAAACTGTCCCTTGATAATGAGGGAAGCAAACTGGTTGTGTTGAACAACTTGAAAAAGATGGTCAATCTGAAAAGCCTAGAACTGATCAGCTGTGACCTGGAACGCATTCCACACTCCATTTTCAGCCTGAATAATTTGCATGAGTTAGACCTAAGGGAAAACAACCTTAAAACTGTGGAAGAGATCATTAGCTTTCAGCATCTTCAGAATCTTTCCTGCTTAAAGTTATGGCACAATAACATTGCTTATATTCCTGCACAGATTGGGGCATTATCTAACCTCGAGCAGCTCTCTTTGGACCATAATAATATTGAGAATCTGCCCTTGCAGCTTTTCCTATGCACCAAACTACATTATTTGGATCTAAGCTATAACCACTTGACCTTCATTCCAGAAGAAATCCAGTATCTGAGCAATTTGCAGTACTTTGCTGTGACCAACAACAAT aTTGAGATGCTACCAGATGGGCTGTTTCAGTGCAAAAAGCTGCAATGTTTACTTTTGGGGAAAAATAGCTTGATGAATTTGTCCCCTCACGTGGGTGAGCTGTCCAACCTTACTCATCTGGAGCTCATTGGTAATTACCTGGAAACACTTCCTCCTGAACTGGAAGGATGTCAGTCCCTAAAACGGAGCTGTCTGATTGTTGAGGAGAACTTGCTCAATACTCTTCCTCTCCCTGTAACAGAACGTTTACAGACGTGCTTAGACAAATGTTGA